Proteins encoded by one window of Flavobacterium sp. N502540:
- a CDS encoding RNA polymerase sigma-70 factor, with translation MNEDLKHFKQLFNELYQPLCNHAYKYLQDRDESEDVVQELMIKIWETRKDLLSEKSLKYYLYIAVKNRCISILRKKIYMFDIDEMSADIAEEIPETKPLSDANQLIEQAFNGIPPKCLEVFKLSRLEKLSYKQIAEKLEISVKTVENQMGKAIKHIREFVKQHPNLILFFKIWYFSHYIVGVLKEFVFYLKEV, from the coding sequence ATGAATGAGGATCTAAAGCATTTTAAACAATTGTTCAACGAGCTTTATCAGCCCTTATGTAATCATGCCTATAAGTATCTTCAGGATAGGGATGAAAGTGAAGATGTAGTGCAGGAATTGATGATTAAAATATGGGAAACCCGCAAGGATTTACTTTCTGAAAAGAGCCTTAAATATTACCTGTATATAGCTGTTAAGAATCGGTGTATATCTATTCTGAGGAAAAAAATTTATATGTTTGACATTGACGAAATGTCTGCCGATATTGCCGAAGAGATTCCCGAAACGAAACCCCTATCAGATGCTAACCAGCTTATAGAACAGGCATTTAATGGAATTCCACCAAAATGTCTTGAAGTTTTCAAACTAAGTCGTCTTGAAAAATTAAGCTATAAACAAATTGCAGAAAAATTAGAAATATCAGTAAAAACAGTAGAAAACCAGATGGGAAAAGCCATCAAACATATACGGGAGTTTGTTAAACAACATCCCAACTTAATTCTTTTCTTTAAAATATGGTATTTTAGTCATTACATAGTGGGGGTTTTAAAAGAATTTGTGTTTTATTTAAAAGAGGTATAA
- a CDS encoding FecR family protein, with amino-acid sequence MDNQDINVLLAKHFSGETNPEEEAVLMNWIKNNPDEYISLKIFFAESQQLDSPQLFETDNAWNRIAPNLSTTKPTVFQLYKKYLYATAVAAVFILISTFAFLYANAEITVQTANGQVKSIELSDGSLVTLNDNSSITYKRFLWNNRTVRLNGEAFFEVKHDKSSPFSVNTGTLLVKVLGTSFVVTTTEKEKSVAVITGKVKVSATPTNQTVILEKKQAVHYVSNRLIKSDTANKNLLSWKTKSLSFENTPLQKAFEDIENCYHIKIQVEGKITNSCTVTTNFNNESIKEILEEFRLLFGLSYTQKGNTVWVKNISCEK; translated from the coding sequence ATGGACAACCAAGATATTAATGTATTACTGGCAAAGCATTTTTCAGGAGAAACGAATCCTGAGGAAGAAGCTGTGTTAATGAATTGGATAAAAAACAATCCTGATGAATATATCTCGCTTAAGATTTTTTTTGCAGAAAGTCAGCAATTAGACTCTCCTCAGTTATTTGAAACGGATAATGCCTGGAACCGTATAGCGCCAAATTTATCAACCACAAAGCCAACAGTATTTCAGCTGTACAAAAAATACCTATACGCAACAGCTGTTGCAGCCGTTTTTATTTTAATAAGCACGTTCGCTTTCCTGTATGCGAATGCCGAGATAACTGTTCAAACCGCTAATGGGCAGGTAAAAAGTATCGAATTGAGTGATGGCTCATTAGTTACCCTGAACGACAACTCGAGTATTACCTATAAAAGATTTCTGTGGAACAACCGCACTGTCCGTTTAAATGGGGAAGCTTTTTTTGAAGTAAAACACGACAAAAGCAGTCCTTTTTCGGTAAATACAGGTACTCTATTAGTAAAAGTTTTAGGAACCTCTTTTGTTGTAACAACAACAGAAAAAGAAAAATCGGTAGCAGTAATTACAGGAAAAGTTAAGGTTAGCGCCACTCCTACTAATCAAACAGTGATTTTGGAGAAAAAACAGGCCGTTCATTATGTTTCCAACAGGTTAATTAAAAGTGACACCGCCAACAAAAACTTACTCTCCTGGAAAACAAAGTCACTTTCTTTCGAAAACACTCCACTTCAAAAAGCCTTTGAGGATATTGAAAATTGTTATCATATTAAAATACAGGTAGAAGGAAAAATCACTAATTCCTGTACCGTTACCACAAATTTCAATAACGAATCCATAAAAGAAATATTGGAAGAATTCCGTTTATTGTTTGGGCTTAGTTATACACAAAAAGGCAATACTGTTTGGGTGAAAAACATATCGTGTGAAAAGTAA
- a CDS encoding TonB-dependent receptor, translating into MKSNSFINNGLIIICSFVFFFCAGSVQAQKTSLLEKKITIQTENDSIGAYISTIITQGVNLSLSNNKLDLGKKTKIDKGTYKLKTLLHLLFETESVKFLEKDSKIIIYTVSRAPDPFTISGFVYAGNSKEALPYATVRVLNTNIAVNCNDYGYYTLTLPENKYIINASYTGFTSQTDTILVNKTIKKNFNLTMGLSLAPVEIRSSKKPLNEISSIVDTQHVNTLPFLMGQSDPLKLLTLKPGTYGTSLNVRGGSSDQNLVLLDGVPIYNYNHFTSLLSIFDSQAIKQISFYKGGFPARYEGRLSSVIDVKTKDGDMQSYHGAANIGLLTGSAMIEGPIVKDKVSFMISARRSWIDALTKVLFDKDINFKYRMYDAYFKINYFIDSSNRLYLGAYTGGDLISANFFSSEPPQLTWNNRTLSLRWNRVYSPRLFQNSVLLLSNYNNQFANADEGETRKFSITDVGIENNLNYHWSSFLNSAIGLRINMTNFSNNTIERDQLIKSLHFKTYWDNDITLSDKVRIKAGLHYATFLTKNKVYNSFQPRTSLVYKYNTSNSLFASYAIMEQFYHQIARNTYALPSDLRMPSTALLPPEKAFIYEAGYEKTLNKGYIRLQLYEKKVSNILMYQPLYDTPDQDEISPPLIGFGNSRGLELEFSKQFKKFDVQASYTLSKSTLRFPTINNGQAFNSPNDITHQIKGAVTWNINQSWVLSTLFNYSSGVLISAPDSFSYNDKKDSYLVDPNQSNEISRPNNYRLPRNYNVDVGVSKTKKTKSGNQSRLYFGVNNLIGQSPPFLIETSLSNGTFNVEQARMFKYFPYIGYTYSFGVGKEKLN; encoded by the coding sequence GTGAAAAGTAATTCTTTTATAAATAACGGGTTAATCATTATATGCTCTTTTGTCTTTTTCTTTTGTGCCGGATCTGTACAAGCACAAAAAACAAGCTTGCTGGAAAAAAAGATCACTATCCAAACAGAAAATGATAGCATCGGAGCTTATATTTCCACCATAATAACACAAGGCGTAAATTTATCCCTAAGCAACAACAAGCTCGATCTTGGCAAAAAGACAAAGATCGACAAAGGAACTTATAAATTGAAAACGCTTCTACATCTTCTTTTTGAAACAGAATCAGTAAAATTTCTCGAAAAAGACAGTAAAATAATTATCTACACGGTTTCGCGGGCTCCTGACCCATTTACTATTAGCGGGTTTGTTTATGCAGGCAACAGTAAAGAAGCGCTACCCTACGCTACCGTACGAGTTTTAAACACAAACATTGCTGTTAATTGTAATGATTATGGCTATTATACGCTAACATTACCCGAAAACAAGTACATCATAAATGCGAGTTATACCGGTTTTACTTCACAAACAGATACAATACTGGTAAACAAAACCATTAAAAAAAACTTTAATCTTACAATGGGGTTATCCCTTGCTCCGGTTGAGATCAGGTCATCCAAAAAACCTTTAAATGAGATTTCCAGTATCGTCGATACACAGCATGTTAACACTCTTCCCTTTCTAATGGGGCAATCAGACCCGCTAAAACTTCTTACCCTAAAACCGGGCACCTATGGCACTTCTTTAAATGTAAGAGGAGGCTCAAGCGATCAGAATTTGGTTTTATTAGATGGTGTTCCTATTTACAACTACAATCATTTTACGAGTTTGTTATCTATTTTCGATTCGCAGGCCATCAAACAAATAAGTTTTTACAAAGGCGGCTTTCCGGCCCGTTACGAAGGAAGACTATCATCGGTCATAGATGTTAAAACAAAAGATGGCGACATGCAGTCCTACCACGGCGCTGCTAATATTGGTTTACTAACGGGTTCTGCTATGATTGAAGGGCCTATCGTAAAAGACAAGGTGTCTTTTATGATTAGTGCGAGGAGAAGCTGGATTGATGCTTTGACCAAAGTACTTTTTGACAAGGATATAAATTTTAAATACCGGATGTATGATGCCTATTTTAAGATTAACTACTTTATTGATTCGTCCAACCGACTCTATCTCGGTGCCTATACCGGCGGAGATCTTATTAGTGCCAATTTTTTTTCTTCCGAACCACCTCAACTTACCTGGAACAACAGAACACTTTCTTTGCGCTGGAACAGAGTCTATAGCCCCAGGTTATTTCAGAATTCGGTTCTATTGTTAAGCAACTATAACAATCAGTTTGCTAATGCAGATGAAGGAGAAACCCGAAAGTTTAGCATTACAGATGTGGGTATCGAAAACAACCTGAATTACCACTGGTCGTCATTCCTAAATAGTGCGATAGGCTTAAGAATAAATATGACCAATTTTTCTAATAACACTATCGAGCGTGATCAATTGATAAAGTCACTGCATTTCAAAACCTATTGGGACAATGATATAACGCTGTCTGATAAAGTTCGAATAAAAGCGGGTCTTCATTACGCCACTTTTTTAACTAAAAACAAGGTTTATAATTCTTTTCAGCCTCGTACCAGTTTGGTTTATAAATACAACACTTCTAATAGTCTTTTTGCCTCCTATGCCATAATGGAGCAATTTTATCATCAAATTGCAAGGAACACCTATGCCTTACCTTCAGATTTACGCATGCCGAGTACAGCTCTATTACCACCCGAAAAGGCTTTTATTTATGAAGCAGGCTATGAAAAAACTTTAAACAAAGGATACATCCGACTACAGCTGTACGAAAAAAAAGTATCCAATATTTTAATGTATCAACCCCTTTATGATACTCCAGATCAAGACGAAATAAGCCCCCCTCTAATCGGGTTTGGAAATTCAAGAGGCCTGGAACTTGAGTTTTCCAAGCAGTTCAAAAAGTTTGACGTGCAGGCATCGTATACCCTGAGCAAATCGACATTGCGATTCCCAACAATAAATAATGGTCAGGCCTTTAATTCTCCAAACGATATAACCCATCAAATAAAAGGAGCTGTTACCTGGAATATTAATCAATCCTGGGTACTATCCACTCTGTTTAATTATAGTTCCGGTGTTTTAATCTCGGCACCAGACTCTTTTTCCTATAATGACAAAAAAGACTCCTACTTAGTGGATCCAAACCAAAGCAATGAAATATCAAGGCCTAATAACTACCGCTTACCGAGAAATTACAATGTAGATGTTGGCGTCTCAAAAACAAAAAAAACGAAATCCGGCAACCAATCCAGATTGTATTTTGGAGTTAACAATCTCATAGGACAATCGCCACCGTTTCTCATTGAAACAAGTTTAAGTAATGGCACCTTTAATGTTGAACAGGCCAGAATGTTTAAATATTTTCCTTACATTGGATATACTTATAGTTTTGGAGTGGGTAAGGAAAAATTAAACTAA